A genome region from Buchnera aphidicola (Chaetogeoica yunlongensis) includes the following:
- the mraY gene encoding phospho-N-acetylmuramoyl-pentapeptide-transferase → MIINPILSFFTSLSIFLILGPYLIKQLKKSQIHQIIRKCNPKSHLKKKYTPTMGGILIIFSIIMSTLLWTKLSNPYVIFSIIILIGYGVVGFIDDYKKIIYQNENGLSNFKKFFLLSSIAFIVILLIYYKFNDQSMNKLICPFLEEITFKNKIICILLSYFTIVGTSNAVNLTDGLDGLAIVPIIFVATSLSIISIISGNINFSQYFNTIYIPYANELTTICTAIIGASIGFLWFNTYPARIFMGDVGSLSLGGIISIITVLLRQELLLVILGGLFVIETLSVIIQVTYYKFTQKKIFNMTPIHHHYELKGCPEPQLVVRCWIISFILMLIGLIILKV, encoded by the coding sequence ATGATCATTAATCCTATACTAAGCTTTTTTACGTCTTTATCCATTTTTCTAATACTGGGACCATATTTAATCAAACAGCTAAAAAAAAGTCAGATTCATCAAATAATTAGAAAATGCAATCCTAAATCACATTTAAAAAAAAAATATACACCCACCATGGGTGGAATACTAATAATATTTTCAATTATTATGTCAACGCTTCTATGGACAAAATTATCCAACCCTTACGTAATATTTTCCATTATAATTCTAATTGGATATGGAGTAGTAGGATTCATAGATGATTATAAAAAAATTATTTACCAAAACGAAAACGGTTTATCAAATTTTAAAAAATTTTTTCTTCTATCAAGTATTGCTTTTATAGTGATATTATTAATATATTATAAATTTAATGATCAATCTATGAATAAATTAATATGTCCATTTTTAGAAGAAATTACTTTTAAAAATAAAATTATATGTATATTACTATCATATTTTACAATAGTTGGAACCAGTAACGCTGTCAATCTAACAGACGGACTAGATGGATTAGCAATAGTGCCTATAATTTTCGTCGCTACTAGTTTATCAATAATATCAATAATTAGTGGAAACATAAACTTTTCACAGTATTTTAATACAATTTATATACCTTATGCTAACGAATTAACAACTATTTGTACTGCTATTATAGGTGCTAGCATAGGATTTTTATGGTTTAATACCTATCCGGCTAGAATATTTATGGGTGATGTAGGATCTTTGTCTTTAGGTGGAATTATTAGTATTATTACTGTTTTACTACGACAAGAATTACTTCTAGTTATCTTAGGAGGATTATTTGTAATAGAAACATTATCAGTAATTATTCAAGTAACATATTATAAATTTACTCAAAAAAAAATATTTAATATGACTCCTATTCATCATCATTATGAACTAAAAGGATGTCCTGAACCACAATTAGTAGTTAGATGCTGGATAATTTCATTCATATTAATGTTAATTGGATTAATCATCTTAAAGGTTTAA
- the ftsW gene encoding cell division protein FtsW has protein sequence MYKNFQTKLYDIKLLWVTICLILIGTTMIISSSISIAEHIYHDIFIFVKKQSLYLIILLFLFKIFLNIPISFWKKNNKIILFFSIITLLLVLIFGHSINGASRWITINYSISMQPSELAKLSIFFYLSDYLSRKHSEIISNFWGFYKPIIIISLISILLLAEPDLGSVTIILLTTISILFILGTKIWKFLFIVLMFLITFISLIIHTPYRIKRIISFLHPWEDPFGKGYQLTQSLMALGRGNVFGTGLGNSIQKLEYLPEAYTDFILSIIGEELGYIGICIILSMLFFVSFRAIQIGKKSLKYKNMFSGYLAISIGLWLIFQTLINVGTTIGLLPTKGLTLPLISYGGSSLIIASISIMILLRIDFESRITQIQAFQKNNI, from the coding sequence ATGTATAAAAACTTTCAAACGAAATTATACGATATAAAATTATTATGGGTTACTATATGTCTAATTCTTATAGGCACTACAATGATTATTTCTTCTTCTATATCTATAGCTGAACACATATACCATGATATATTTATATTTGTTAAAAAACAATCTTTATACTTAATAATATTATTATTTCTGTTTAAAATATTTCTTAATATACCCATTTCTTTTTGGAAAAAAAATAATAAAATTATACTTTTTTTTTCCATAATTACATTATTACTAGTATTAATATTTGGACATTCTATCAATGGGGCTTCAAGATGGATTACAATAAACTATTCTATAAGTATGCAACCATCTGAATTAGCAAAACTATCAATATTCTTTTATTTATCCGATTATTTATCTAGAAAACATTCCGAAATAATAAGTAACTTCTGGGGATTTTATAAACCAATAATTATAATATCTCTTATATCTATTTTATTATTAGCTGAACCTGATCTAGGAAGTGTAACAATAATCCTTTTAACTACAATATCTATATTATTTATTTTAGGAACAAAAATATGGAAATTTTTATTTATTGTATTGATGTTTTTAATAACTTTTATCAGCTTAATAATACACACTCCTTATCGAATTAAAAGAATAATATCTTTTTTACATCCTTGGGAAGATCCTTTTGGAAAAGGATATCAACTTACTCAATCATTAATGGCATTAGGAAGAGGAAATGTCTTCGGAACAGGTTTAGGAAACTCAATACAAAAACTCGAATATTTACCTGAAGCGTATACAGATTTTATACTTTCCATTATAGGTGAAGAATTAGGATATATTGGGATATGTATAATATTATCTATGTTATTTTTTGTTTCATTTAGAGCAATTCAAATAGGAAAAAAATCACTAAAATATAAAAATATGTTTTCTGGATATCTTGCAATTTCAATCGGATTATGGTTAATATTCCAAACTTTGATTAACGTTGGAACAACTATTGGTTTATTACCCACTAAAGGATTAACATTACCTTTAATTAGTTATGGAGGATCTAGTTTAATTATTGCTTCCATTTCTATTATGATACTTTTACGCATCGATTTTGAATCACGTATAACACAAATACAAGCATTCCAAAAAAATAATATATGA
- the murG gene encoding undecaprenyldiphospho-muramoylpentapeptide beta-N-acetylglucosaminyltransferase gives MKKKIIIMAGGTLGHISPGLEIAKSLQKNGWKIFWIGCANTMEAKIIPKYNIPINFINTTGVRGKSFLNLITIPIKIIRACYQAQIIIKKINPDVILGMGNYISVPGGIISYLYNKPLIIHEQNRVLGLANKLLSKFATINMQAFPNTIRIKKNSITVGNPIRKSINNLKFSYKRFKNRLGPLKILVIGGSQGAEIFNFTFPKVVKVLKNKIILWHQVGNTNIKIMKKIYEKMINYNIYKVTPFIKDISKAYYWADLIICRSGALTVSEIQHVCLPAIFVPYPHKDKHQYWNALPLKTAKGAKIIMQSNFNADIIISILKNLDRKTLIKMSKNLSTNYKINSTQKITQIIEKLVL, from the coding sequence ATGAAAAAAAAAATTATTATTATGGCAGGAGGAACATTAGGACACATATCTCCTGGTCTAGAAATAGCTAAATCTCTACAAAAAAATGGATGGAAAATATTTTGGATAGGATGTGCTAATACTATGGAAGCTAAAATAATACCAAAATATAATATCCCGATAAATTTTATCAATACAACCGGAGTTCGAGGAAAAAGTTTTTTAAACCTAATTACTATTCCTATAAAAATAATAAGAGCTTGTTATCAAGCTCAAATAATTATAAAAAAAATAAATCCTGATGTTATTCTAGGCATGGGAAATTATATTTCTGTTCCAGGAGGCATAATATCATATTTATATAATAAACCATTAATCATACATGAACAAAATAGAGTGTTAGGATTAGCTAATAAGCTATTATCAAAATTTGCTACAATAAATATGCAAGCCTTTCCTAATACAATCAGAATTAAAAAAAATAGTATTACTGTTGGAAATCCTATTCGAAAATCTATTAATAATCTAAAATTTTCTTACAAACGATTTAAAAATAGATTAGGACCACTAAAAATATTAGTAATTGGAGGAAGTCAAGGAGCAGAAATATTTAATTTTACTTTTCCTAAAGTAGTAAAAGTACTAAAAAATAAAATAATTTTATGGCATCAAGTTGGAAATACAAATATAAAAATAATGAAAAAAATATATGAAAAAATGATTAATTATAATATATATAAAGTTACACCATTTATTAAAGATATATCCAAAGCATACTATTGGGCAGATTTAATAATCTGCCGATCAGGAGCTTTAACAGTAAGTGAAATACAACATGTTTGTTTACCTGCAATATTTGTACCATACCCACATAAAGATAAACACCAATACTGGAATGCTTTACCTTTAAAAACAGCTAAAGGAGCAAAAATAATTATGCAATCTAACTTTAATGCTGATATTATAATTTCTATCTTAAAAAATTTAGATAGAAAAACATTAATTAAAATGTCTAAAAATTTATCTACTAATTATAAAATAAACTCCACACAAAAAATCACTCAAATTATTGAAAAATTAGTACTTTAA
- the murD gene encoding UDP-N-acetylmuramoyl-L-alanine--D-glutamate ligase, translating to MICNYSNKKILIFGMGITGISCINFFLSKGIFPKVMDTCKNPKYIKKILKFKNISYHIGSINYSWILESTLIIVSPGINSTHPAITFALKNNIEIIGDIELFLRETNTPIISITGSNGKSSVTMMVNKIIQKSRFRAYIGGNIGIPALSILNKPADYFILELSSFQLEYIFNLKSYISTILNITPDHMDRHHLGMEQYIKIKQKIYKYSKICIINIDDPLSCNKKIKNKKYISFGLKKGDYHLDYQKNNTWICYKQQKLLNTKELKIFGQHNYINVLSALSIVHELKINLDDSLSVLKNFLGLPHRFQIVNKSNNILWINDSKSTNVASTVSAINSIQKTTQSKIRLILGGDSKSANFTPLKNILTNKSIVIYCYGKCKKKIFNLHPHKSICSDTLSEIIYLIFKQVKPTDIVLLSPACSSLDQFSGFRERGNTFTRLIKHLIKTQK from the coding sequence ATGATTTGTAACTATTCTAATAAAAAAATTCTTATATTTGGAATGGGTATAACAGGTATATCATGTATAAATTTTTTTTTATCTAAAGGAATATTTCCTAAAGTTATGGATACTTGCAAAAATCCTAAATACATAAAAAAGATATTAAAATTTAAAAATATATCCTATCACATAGGATCTATTAATTATTCTTGGATACTAGAATCTACACTAATAATTGTCAGCCCAGGTATAAATTCTACACATCCTGCAATTACATTTGCACTGAAAAATAATATAGAAATTATTGGAGATATTGAACTATTTTTAAGAGAAACTAATACTCCAATAATTTCCATTACAGGTTCAAATGGAAAAAGCTCAGTTACTATGATGGTAAACAAAATAATTCAAAAATCTAGATTTCGTGCCTACATAGGTGGAAATATAGGAATTCCAGCATTAAGTATTCTTAATAAACCCGCTGATTATTTTATATTAGAACTATCTAGTTTTCAATTAGAATATATATTTAATTTAAAATCATATATTTCAACTATATTAAATATTACACCTGACCATATGGATAGACATCATTTAGGAATGGAACAATATATCAAAATCAAACAAAAAATTTATAAATATTCTAAGATATGTATAATCAATATAGATGATCCATTATCTTGCAACAAAAAAATAAAAAATAAAAAATATATTTCTTTTGGACTTAAAAAAGGAGATTATCATCTTGACTATCAAAAAAACAACACATGGATTTGTTATAAACAACAAAAGTTATTAAATACTAAAGAATTAAAAATATTTGGACAACATAACTATATTAATGTTTTATCAGCATTATCCATAGTACATGAACTTAAAATAAATCTAGATGATAGCCTTTCTGTACTAAAAAATTTCTTAGGATTACCACATAGATTTCAAATAGTCAATAAAAGTAATAATATTTTATGGATTAATGATTCTAAATCAACCAACGTAGCAAGCACTGTATCTGCAATAAATAGCATACAAAAAACCACACAAAGCAAAATTAGATTAATATTAGGAGGAGATAGTAAATCTGCAAATTTTACACCATTAAAAAATATACTCACAAATAAATCTATTGTGATTTATTGTTATGGAAAATGCAAAAAAAAAATATTTAACTTACATCCACATAAATCTATATGTTCTGATACACTATCAGAAATTATATATTTAATATTTAAGCAAGTAAAACCTACAGACATAGTCTTACTATCTCCTGCATGCAGTAGTTTAGATCAATTTTCTGGATTTAGAGAAAGAGGAAACACTTTTACAAGATTAATAAAACACTTAATTAAAACACAAAAATAA